The Erythrolamprus reginae isolate rEryReg1 chromosome 3, rEryReg1.hap1, whole genome shotgun sequence genome contains a region encoding:
- the E2F1 gene encoding transcription factor E2F1: MSLEGLEVAQNVADLEALLRGAEAIHVMEQQIVIISTPDQFPASEGDRDAELLLFATPQPARLETVTQRPALERPPVKRKLNLETDHQYIAENTQVARGKAKNPIKGLKSPGEKSRYETSLNLTTKRFLELLSQSPDGVVDLNWAADVLKVQKRRIYDITNVLEGIQLITKKSKNHIQWLGNRTSVSGTNKSQALMKELQDLQAAEQHLDSLIQMCTTQFKILTEEPENKHSAYVTCQDLRNIADPSEQLVMVIKAPPETQMQVSDPAEAFQIAVKSTQGPVDVFLCPEESSGVCSPTKSPLKVAPEEPSSEPSQTTPSVLLHPSQDTSLPLLSGDQEPLLSGETTLPLKCPGDDVNLSPLASVDALLLQGKDDFSSFLPSEFIALSPPQTQDYHFGLEEGEGISELFDCDFGDFTSLDF, encoded by the exons ATGTCTCTGGAGGGCCTGGAAGTCGCTCAGAATGTGGCAGACCTGGAAGCCTTGCTGAGGGGAGCGGAGGCCATCCATGTGATGGAACAGCAGATCGTGATCATTTCCACGCCAGACCAGTTCCCCGCGTCCGAAGGAGACCGCGACGCCGAGCTCCTGCTCTTTGCCACCCCGCAGCCCGCCAGGTTGGAGACCGTCACGCAGAGGCCTGCTCTGGAACGGCCACCG GTAAAACGGAAATTGAATTTGGAGACTGACCATCAATACATTGCAGAGAATACTCAGGTGGCTCGAGGAAAAGCAAAAAACCCTATAAAAG GTTTAAAGTCTCCTGGAGAGAAATCCCGCTATGAAACATCTCTCAACTTGACCACCAAACGCTTCTTAGAGCTATTGAGTCAGTCTCCTGATGGTGTTGTGGATCTCAACTGGGCTGCTGACGTACTTAAGGTGCAGAAGAGGCGCATTTATGACATAACGAATGTCCTGGAGGGCATCCAGCTCATCACCAAGAAATCCAAGAACCATATCCAATGGCT aGGGAACCGGACTTCTGTGTCAGGCACCAATAAGAGTCAAGCGTTAATGAAGGAACTGCAGGATCTTCAAGCAGCAGAACAGCATCTGGACAGCCTCATCCAGATGTGTACTACTCAATTCAAGATCCTTACTGAGGAACCTGAAAACAAGCA TTCAGCTTATGTAACTTGCCAAGATCTACGCAATATTGCAGACCCATCAGAGCAGCTGGTGATGGTCATCAAAGCCCCCCCTGAGACACAGATGCAAGTCTCTGATCCTGCAGAG GCTTTCCAGATTGCTGTGAAAAGTACTCAGGGCCCTGTCGATGTGTTCCTGTGCCCAGAAGAAAGCTCTGGTGTCTGTAGTCCTACCAAGAGTCCATTGAAAGTGGCGCCTGAGGAACCTTCTTCAGAACCTTCACAAACGACACCCTCTGTGCTTCTACACCCTTCTCAGGATACAAGTTTGCCATTGTTGAGTGGAGACCAAG AACCTTTGTTATCTGGAGAGACGACGCTGCCTCTGAAGTGTCCCGGGGATGATGTAAACCTCTCACCACTGGCTTCGGTGGATGCCTTGCTTCTGCAGGGCAAGGATGACTTCTCAAGTTTTCTCCCCTCTGAATTCATTGCACTTTCACCACCCCAGACTCAGGACTATCATTTTGGGCTCGAGGAGGGTGAAGGCATCAGTGAGCTCTTTGACTGTGACTTTGGAGATTTCACCTCCTTGGATTTCTGA